The genomic stretch GGAAAGACAACACTTGCCCAACTGGTGTTTAATGATGAGCGCATAGCCAACCATTTTGAGCCAAAACTCTGGGTTTGGGTTTCAGAGGATTTCGATAGGAAGAGGATTATAAAAGCCTTAATTAATTATATACAAAGGACTCCTACTGAAGAATTAGAATTGGCTCCTCTCCAAAGAAATCTTCAAGAGTTGTTGAGAGGGAAAAGATACTTGATTGTACTAGATGATGTCTGGAATGAGAATCCAGAGGAATGGGAGAAACTGAAATCTGTTCTGCAATGCGGATCAAAAGGTAGTTCAATTGTCACGACAACTCGCATGGAGAAGGTTGCCACAATAATGGGCACATTACGAACATATTATCTGTCGAGTTTGTCAGAGAATCAGTGTTGGTCACTATTTAGGCAACGGGCATTTGGCCGTCAAGAGGCTGAAGAATATCCTAACCTTGTAGTTATCGGAAAAGAGATTGTGAAAAAATGTGGTGGTGTTCCGCTGGCTGCAAAGGCTCTTGGAGGCTTTCTACAATttaaaagggaagaaaatgaatGGAACTCTGTGAAATGCAGTGAGCTTTGGAACTTACCTGAAGATGAAACACATATCTTGCCTGCATTGAGATTGAGCTACCTTAATCTTCCGGTAGAGTTGAGAGGTTGCTTTGCATTTTGTGCTATGTTTCCCAAGGGctctaaaattgaaaaagaggAGGTAATACATTTGTGGATGGCAAATGGATTGATTTCATCTAATGAAACAATGGAAGTGGAACATGCAAATGGTGACGCTGTGCTGACTGAACTACATTATAGATCATTGTTCCAAGCAGTGAAGAAAGATGAGTTTGGCAGTGTCCTTACTTTTGAGATGCATGACCTTGTCCATGATCTGGCTCAATCAGTAATGGAGGCGAAACATGGTGGGACAAAGTCAAATAGAACCATGATATTGGGTATGCCGTATGATCAGCTAACAGTGGCTTTTCCCATTACAAGCACAGGCATTGACcagttttcttctttcttgtcaAAATGTGGTTCCCTGAGAGCGCTCATTGTAAGGTCAACATCGTGGATAGGAAACTTTACGAAGTTGCCACCTGCAGTAAGCAAACTGAAACATTTAAGGCATGTAAATCTTTCAGGATCTGACATTGTTGAACTACCCAATTCAATTTGTGACTTGTGGAATTTGCAAATTTTGAACCTAAATGACTGTGGCAATCTTCAGAGTCTACCCAAAGGCATGAGATTCCTCAGAAATCTTCGACTTCTTTGTCTACACGAGTGTTGGAGTTTGACTCACATGCCAAGTGGAATTGGGAAGTTGACTTGCCTGCGGACGTTGAGTATGGTCGTCCTGGATGACAAAAAAGGCTTCCAAATAAGTGAGTTGCGAGACTTAGATATGCTTAGAGGAGAGCTATCAATTTGGCACCTTGAGAGCATTAAAGACAAAAAGGATTCAGAAGAAGCTTGCTTAATTAAAAAACAAAGTCTCCGCAAGTTGAATTTGTATTGGGTTTCTAAAAGAACGCTTCGACGGTACAATGATGAGGAAGTGCTTGAAGCCCTCAAACCCTGCCCCAACCTTCAATTGCTGCGTATAGGAGGCTTCAAAGGTTCATCATTTCCATCTTGGATTTCAACTGTAACAGAAGTTGATGTGCTGGAAAGTGCAGCGGAGTACATAATTGGGGCCCAGGAGATTACCACCGCTGCTGCTACAAGGTCCCCGTCATTGAAACAACTATACCTAGAGGACATGCCCAACCTAAAAGGAATGTTAGGAAGAGAAGTCCAAGGTACTCTCGGGGTATTCTCTCAACTTCAATCCTTGTCTTTCTTCAATTGCCC from Coffea eugenioides isolate CCC68of chromosome 8, Ceug_1.0, whole genome shotgun sequence encodes the following:
- the LOC113780172 gene encoding putative disease resistance protein RGA1, producing the protein MEAFVGILVDTLNSMIEKELGLLCGVATNMQKLSSLLSNIKAVLEDAEQKQFTNKAIQLWFQKLNGVAYEIDDVLDDYAAEVSRVKYKNSGRFSLMCYPVAGNLVFRHRIGTKMKEILENFNAIAKERKELGLSDQRRGSYFNASRETGSIVNEPEILGRDEEKEQIVYILMKEKDRDDQNVSVLPMVGVGGLGKTTLAQLVFNDERIANHFEPKLWVWVSEDFDRKRIIKALINYIQRTPTEELELAPLQRNLQELLRGKRYLIVLDDVWNENPEEWEKLKSVLQCGSKGSSIVTTTRMEKVATIMGTLRTYYLSSLSENQCWSLFRQRAFGRQEAEEYPNLVVIGKEIVKKCGGVPLAAKALGGFLQFKREENEWNSVKCSELWNLPEDETHILPALRLSYLNLPVELRGCFAFCAMFPKGSKIEKEEVIHLWMANGLISSNETMEVEHANGDAVLTELHYRSLFQAVKKDEFGSVLTFEMHDLVHDLAQSVMEAKHGGTKSNRTMILGMPYDQLTVAFPITSTGIDQFSSFLSKCGSLRALIVRSTSWIGNFTKLPPAVSKLKHLRHVNLSGSDIVELPNSICDLWNLQILNLNDCGNLQSLPKGMRFLRNLRLLCLHECWSLTHMPSGIGKLTCLRTLSMVVLDDKKGFQISELRDLDMLRGELSIWHLESIKDKKDSEEACLIKKQSLRKLNLYWVSKRTLRRYNDEEVLEALKPCPNLQLLRIGGFKGSSFPSWISTVTEVDVLESAAEYIIGAQEITTAAATRSPSLKQLYLEDMPNLKGMLGREVQGTLGVFSQLQSLSFFNCPTLTLPLPHMPSLNKLHVNMCINMAWASICNLTCLKFLKIERIEGLSCFPEEMLQNLSLLESLDIWKMKDLRTLPRSLACLTALKKLNIWNCPELESLQEEGLRGLASLQELRLVNCYNLVSLSMGTKALKSLTHLSIQWSNATALPEEVKHFPALQKLELIGFPNLTSLPDWFGDYLTSLRHLTLRNCQKLETLPSSIQKMTTLQSLTIRQCDLLGPWCDLEIL